Sequence from the Dysidea avara chromosome 5, odDysAvar1.4, whole genome shotgun sequence genome:
ATAAATATTACCAGCCGAAGTTTGGCTTGTAGTGAAAATGACCTCTTGGATCACAAGTCACATGTGTACTGTCAAGTATGTGTGTTCCAAGCATTTGTGACCGTATTTGGTGTGATCAGCTCAATATTTTGGACTATTTGTGTGTGCATCCACTTCTTCATCCTTGTGATGTACAGAAATCCTAAGAGAGCATCACGTATAGCTTATGTGTATTATGTGATTGCATGGCTTGTACCATTGGGAATCTCATTGTGGCTACTGTTTCACAACTGGTTGGGATTTGAACCTACTTACTCAACGGTGAATTGTGCAATAAGAACACAGTGTGTTCCAAATCATCATCCTTACCAGTACAATACCAGAATAGATGAAAGAAACTGGAATCGAATTATTGGAGCATTGTTTGGATTAAAGATTTGGCAAGCGTTAGCTCTACTGATAATTCCTTGCCTATACATTACCACTAAACTTAAGAACAGGAAACGTGTAAGTAGCTACCATTGTATGCATTAGCTGTATGTGAAACACAATGAGGTTTGCATATGGCATTACCATAATAGCATGCACATAAAGTTTCAAGGGACGAACATTTTCACttctacattaatttttgcAAATAGCCTAAACAATTAATTATCTTATTGTGTGTCAATGTATGGGATTCTACAAGATAATAATACACAAACATTGTATACTCAATGATGGGTGAACTTAATACTCATTCTAAGTCAACACAGTGTACCAGATTCCAAAGCTGTGGCATTCCTCAGCAGTTTTACAGCAACGTCTATCCACTTTATGAGTGATGATGCTTGAAAGTGAGTGTATTTGAAATTGCAAAAACTCTTCTAGCTTACCGTTGCTTATGTAGTCTGTAATCAATTCTCCTGTTGCTTAGATTCTCTCACAAGACTTGCTTTTATTTACCTTGCTTTATGAGCTCTTTCTTCCTAGAGTAGTTCCACTGTTTATTAGTGCAACCATCACAGCAGCTGTTTCTGTCTTCTTTGTCCGCAACAATGATTCAAGATGGCTATTACTGTGTAGCCACTAATCCATCATATCGATTAAACAGTATAGAAGACACTAATTCCAATCAGTTGACTTTCTTTTAAATAGacacatacatgtgtgtattcCACCAAGAAGGGTCCGGTACAGCCAACTACTAGAGCCTTTTAAATAACTGATGCCTGTCCCTTCTCATATTGAGCATTGTGTGTAAGGTTCAGTGTGGCGCTACAGTATAAGAAACAACTTCATCATgctactacagtgaaacctctcttaacaaactccccaaattaaggacacgatagcaaaaacctccataataaagacaaaaattttatcccaacaggtctggttaatacatttttttacctctgaaagaggaaagcCTCTATTATTACaccaaaaagtggccaaaaattctgggtcacaaattgtccataatagagaggttccactgaaGTACCATTTCATGCCAATACTAACTAGTGATGTGATTATTGTGGTACGTGATcaaaacacacggtagtgtcTCATGCGGCAAAGAAATCTGgtgcaccacactgtgagtatagtgacaggaagaaagaaaacagcttttcatgcgtgcatagctccatggccccttctccaaagcacaccatttttgcattatagctgtccaccaggtagggtaggctacacagcaaatttgattaaattttgcAACTGCCATTTGCAAGATGTGGGCATTCAAGATTTTGTTTTAACTTTTgatttattttcgcacactttgcaagaattgctataaaacacaaatgtgtacctcgattgcctcgatcatTGGCACAAATAAAGAGCATGTAAtagtggattcacgtaccaagtttgctgtgaatctgaggaatatccagttatgggcatttattcacgtaaaaaagatcaaacgtctgtcacggctacagggtaaacctagtataggaataacttagAAATTGGTGTGTatataggctgatcatcgtagcagtgccttttgatagtttggaTAGCAATAGAGTTGTattgacaaagttataaagcaaaaaccaaacaagtgtaaaattgcaggatcaagatactctaatagagcagtcaccacagggtaaaaagggtgtacaaaaaatgtcaaaaaactttaccagagttcaaaaccagggacctccataccaaacacctgcatccttaaccactgaaccactacaaccttggctgatcacctcacttaatttctgctttataaatgaaatttctagtttaaatctgcttataaatCAAATGcctgtaatttcatagatctaccgaTAGAAggtctagattgttctagaacattctatacaatgatgttaaagcttaaaaatttaataatggctgtgtgcatcgttaaaatttattagcattaacatcatcacagccatttcttggctgccacctttgatttcacaacttttttctcccaggctttttaagggcGCACCATGTtccacagcttggttgtttttgtgtgtataatattatattgtgaAGCAGTAAGTTAACACCTTGGTGTGGTTCCCctgcatgaagaagaagacgaCTACgtaattgaagatgaaagaaaaaGGAAAGCGCAGAAGTCATCATAGCCCAGGCActgagtttattattgtggcacaaaatggtggccatgtgctgcttcgtttggtctCTAGTCTTGCGACTGTTGTATGGAGGCTGGCAGGAAGGCAGGCATACAAACTAAAATTCAggttttgaaatttaaaaaaatcaataTCTGGCTTATCTGTGAACATTTTCTTGTTTTCATGCTGGATTTGAAGTTGACTATTTTTGTAGCGTATGATATTTCTGTGGTGATGATTTTTAACCACAGCATTTAGGATGGCACCCATCATTTCAGTGGAGAACCCTACTAAATAGTATGACTGCACTGTACGACTGTACTCTTtggtacataattatatcagtTTTTGCATATCCATTTGCTCACTATATGGTATCTGTTTTATAGAGGGCTAGATATGAGCTATATTCTGTGATTACTTCAGCTGGTCCTATTAAGGATGTGGAAAGGAAGCTATTGCTGGTTCCAATTATATTTTTGCTTATGTGTTCAGCAAGTTTTTTCTGTGATTTGTATTTTTTCATCAATCATGGAGAATTGAGTACAAGGGAGAGAGACAATGCTGGCATAATATTTGTGCACTTCTTAATAGTGAGATGCTTATATGGTAGCAAGGATACGTGTATAATATTGTATTAAAGGGACAATGCGCTGTTTACATGCTGTATTATCTTTTGATGTATGGAAGCCACTCAACGCTTGTCCAAGACCAGCCGGTATCTTGTCAAGTTCATGTTGCAGGTGGTAAAgtacaagcatcacatgattttgTTGGCCCCCAAAATAGTCAGATGTTGTAAACAGCACATTGTCCCTTTAATTTTCATAAAAGGTAAAACCATACTGTTTGTATTATACAGAATTTATAGTGGATGCTCTGAACTTATGCCATGAGCCTAATTATGTGTATGTTGAAGCATtgctgcgagtgctatatgaaaaataaagcatacagctgaGATACTACTAGCATCAAGGCCATGCGccagtgctttatttttcatatggcacgagcaaggcaatgctttaaatgatttatggaactttctagtcgtgtagcttcaccatacactaggactcctAATTATCACGTGTTGCACGAATtgttagcagcctgaatgcacacaaactagtttaacaaagtaattaGTTCTCCATAGTTTAGCATAGTAGGTGTTCATagcatattttggcaggtttttgtCCTAACCCACAATCTATTCtgttgtgacacatggtgaagtatttccgtggtATCTCCATGACTTGTCCACTTACATTAACAAGCATAgcagcaatgttaccttctcccacccatcatcaaagcatttagatatatctatcaaagcaatccagtggtagaagtcgtattggctggggtaaCTGACCACTCAGCGCAGCGTGGCTATCAACCTCCACCGGCTCGGGTGTTTTGTCGTACTGGCATGAGCCCCACAGGCTATTAGTCTGCACTAAAGCATGTAGGTAACTgtactttattgcccacaaaaagtgctttattgcaccgaaagagtgctttattgcaataaagcatTCTTTGTGGGAAAAGCACTGTTttccctaaagtgtactttgtgacatttaaagtacacttttccctttgtTCTCGCCCAAGTTCTATAAGAACCCAGTAATTTTGTGACAATCTGATTTTTCATAAGAGTATGCAAACTTGTTTACAGTGCTATTCATTGACATTGTTAAAAGTTATGGGAAGTTGGTAGCTATATGTATCATTTTCTCAGCATCTACATTTTTACAAGCCATTGTAGCTTTTTCATGAGCCTGTTGGTTACCTAAACTTTACTGTAAAATTATCACACTGTTATACTTGTATCTGAATGTTGTGACTATCCAGTTGTCAATTTCATACACTAGTACATATATAAAACTAGTGCTAATAATTTAATTATCATAACTTTATGTAGGAGATATAATGAAGGCAGTACATTGAGTAGTGTAAATGTTTGTACAAAAGTTATTACAGCACTATAAATATCCTATTATACAGTCCTAGAAATTCAATTCCGAAAATCATTTAGAATAGTTATTTgaaatacagtactgtattaagtaccaaattatattatatactatTATTGTTGCTTAGAGAATTGGAGACAATTCACAAGGATTAGTAAACTTTTGCTTATTTTGCTTACTAACAAAGGAGGTCAGAAGCTATACAGTGTCTACCCTGCAACGTCTTTGTCATTGCAAACAAGGCCTTAATAATATTCCAGAGAGTGTTACATGGCCGTGGATTGATACCAACACAGCTGCCAGTGACTCAACTGCAGCGTATGGAATGTCTAGCTCAGGAGGATGTAACAATGATAATCCAATGTTACCACAGTCACAGGCGCTTTGATTTTATTACAAATGTACTGGagtatgtacatgcatttaTAGTATTAGCAAATAATATTTTACATTAACATATCTACATGTCAGTCTATTATACTATATTTAGAACTATTTAAACTATATTTAATCTATTTAGGCAATAAATATAAAGATATGTTGCGGGATTATTAAAGTAAATACTCACCATATGGAATGGTTTACACGACAACAGTTTTACATATAACAGGTAGTTATAGTAGAATGGCACATGAGCTAACCTGGAATACTCAGTGGTCAGTGAAACAAACTAAATGGCGGGGTGCAATGGTGAATCTATTGAAAATGATGGATTTCAAGAATACTATTAATGATTATGTATTGCAGCAGGTATGCTGGTAAGGCCTACCAGCACCAATTAATTAGAGCTATATAAGGGAGGTGTGGGGTTAAATTACATCTGGAGCAAGGACACAGCATGTATACTACAAGAGGCTCATCAAAGTGTCTAAGAAAGTTTGACCAAAAAATATTGAAAAGTTTTGCTGTATTAGATAATGAAAAATACAGAGGTGGAAGAGCATTCATGAACATGGAAGTCTGTTAAAATATCTCACTGTGTCTGAGCCATCTTGTTATGTAGTTGAAATGGGCTGCATAACAATTCCCACATTGACATTGCAAAAATGTTTATTTAGTGATACCGCAGCCTAGTGTACAATACTGACTCATTTTCTTAGAAAGAACACTTAGCCTATCTCAGGGGCAGAAGGTGGAGGCAACTACCCTGAAGAATTGAGGGGCAGTGCCTCctcaacaggggcggatccagacttttaaaaaggggggttctactttggaattgcaacttcagcctagctgtaagttgaagaccaaaaaaaaaaaaaaaagaaagaaaaggtcATCATCAGCTAACAAACAGCTACCCCTTCACCATAGAAGCTCTCActaactatatttccttatttatatctagatacataacttgctacactgctcctcaaaagactactgtgactgctctattagagtatctcgatttgactgctctattagagtatctcgagtaagagaggctctttcaaaaagggggttccatggaaccctttgaaccccccctggatccgcccctgctcaaTGCCCTCTTTTACTCATTAGCCAGCTTATCTTGCCTTGATCTAATAGGACTTGTGCTAAAGAATATGTAAGAATGGAACACCAGTATTGGGAGTgcacaagattgagatattgTAACAGAACAATcgcctaactactctaatagaacattcagtgaaACCATAGGTTTTAAATTGGTTCTGCTAGGTAATTCGTTCAATTTGTCTGATGCATCTATGCATAATTAAGTGCATGAGCTGTCTATCTCTACCCATACAGGATGGCATGTATTAAAGACCTGTAcatataattactaataatgggatttaatccaaaacagccaagctgtaaaaatgtgTGGCACCaagttttttaaaaattttaacattaacctaccattacagctatttcttggtcgccaccttggatttcacatcttttttcaccatagccaggggccgcactcttttttttacagtttggctattttggaccacttctttttgtgtttgtataccccaaagctggcctatggccggttATGGGGCTTTTTatactttttttctttaccacaggaagaacaaaaagtgatctttttgtagctggactctctacagggtgacttatttctagttgatctctctataaggtatcttgtttgtagctaaactctgtacagggtgatttgtttgtagctgaactttctacagggtgatttgtttgcagctaaactctctacatggtggtttctctgtagctgaactctctacaaggtgacttcttctagctgatctctctacagggtgatttgttcgtagctgaactctctacttgcgacctatttgtagctgaactctctcgtTTCTAGCTGCATATATATGGCagcttttgtagctgaactctctacaggatacttgtttctggctgatttctctataaggtggctttttgtagctgaactctacacagggtgatttgcttgtagctgatctctctacagggtggctttttgtagctgaatactccacagggtgatttgtttgtagctgagctctttactgggttgttaggagtgtaaggtgATCAAagttcaggctggtaccatacacacaagtcaagttatggattgccaagtacatgcaattggaaaggcatATACTTACGATGTTATGTggcagcttcttgggccgcacgacatactaccgtgtgtcttaataTATTCAAAAGACTTGGTATTACAGACAGAACTCAGTTTGCCTTTGAAAGAATATAATTTTACTACTTGTTAATGGAATTTTAGTTGGTTGAATGCACCTGCCCAAGGACATTCCAAGGTTGCCAAGGTACTACTTAAAGCATACCCAGTCGTTGACACCAGTCTCTGGAAATCCACTCATGAAAATCAGACTGAGCAAACTAGTGGCATGGGTGCATAGCTGTGATGCAGTGAGTTAGTATGACAATCTATTCTTGGAGAAGAATCAACTTCAAGTTTGCATGTGAGCATCAACAACTTTCAAATATTGACTCAGCTAGCTAAAAGAAATTTTTGTTTCCATAAGTTAGGTTGAAATAGTGTGAACATTTCTGTGTGTTACTTTATAGAATTAACATAgctatgtgactgggcctgtgaaaacagggcatgtggacacaaactacaccttgtcACATAACAATGATGGAATAGAacatttgtattctgtaacttttaTTATAAATGCTTAATACAGGCTAAAAATTGCATGACCATAGCAGAGGCATTATATGGgcaatgaaagtttgaaaagttggcaaattttttgtgcccacgtgccctgtttttgcaggcccggtaaCATATAGTTAGCTACATGCAATATGCTTAAGTACTGAAGTGTTTAGCACATGCATCCCTGATTTTAGCTAAGTCAGTATAAAATACATTCACAAAAGGATGCAATTATTGAATAATAATCATGTCATCAGTAAATTATTCACAATTACTAGATGCCTGTTTCATAAGtttataattatgcatgttgATCAGTTTTTACAACTAAATAGACTAGGACATATCAGCTCCACAATGGTCTTTGTTCCACTGCTAGGAATTTTGTGTCTAATCATAAGTTCTTCAATAGTTTCATTCCTTTTTGAATCCAACTTAATTGGCTCACTATCGTTGACTTTCATCCAAATATCTAGAGGAGTGAACTGAATTGGATTATCTGGTGTTGCAAGCTGATAATTTAGTGTGTGATCTCCTTTTAATGTCACATCATTTTGTTTTGCTGCAAAACGAATAAGCTTGTGCCTTTTACGAAATTCCTCAATGGATTCAACATGTTTAACATCCATCAGACATGGTGGCTGGTCTTCAAACTTCACCCAAATTTTGTATGGAATAAAGCATATGGGATTGTCTTCTATTGAAGACAAAACACTTAGATGTGTGTTACCAATCATTTCATCATTCTGCTTCACCACATAGTCGTTGATATCCCATTCTTCAAATTCCTGTTTGAAAAGATCTTTGATGGTTTGAAAGGGCTGAGATAATTTCCCAGATGGAGTGTACTCATCCAGCTTGATCCAGACTTTGTATTCCTCAATGATTACTGGGTTGAGTTGGGTCGCATCTATACCATCGGTGGAAACCACAATCTTGCCATTGTAGTAAGCAGCACAATTCTGATGACCATAACATCTCAGAAATATATCAGTGAGGGTGTTTCAACAGGAAATTCCAGAATTTGGTCACTGTTTGCTGCTTTCACCCAAACACCCAAACCTGTACATAACTGTAAATGAAGTTACTATTAATACTACAACTCACCATCAGGTTTCATCCTTTTTAGGGTACAGTACATTTTATATTCACCAGAGTTGTTTACTTCCTTACTGAACTTGTAAGGGTTGATTCTTGTAGTTGTAGCCTCTGTGCTTGTGCTTCTTCATAATACAGTGTACAGGAGCAGCTACAGTTGCTGCTACATGGCTGCTGCAAACTGGCTGCTACATGGCATGCCGGCTGCTGCATTCTGCATGGCTGGTACATGCTGGCTGCTACTGGCTACTGCTACATATGCTGGCTACTAGCCGCTGCTGCTGGTCTGTCCACAGCAAATACCAGTTATGTTAAGCACcatgcaggggtggatctaggatttcagaagggggggggggagctaACAGGGGTACAGTATTTATAATGGCTGATTTGCTAAGAAAAGTgacaactggttgatacaactagctaCAGTAGTATAGTGTGCGAAGTACACTTAGcatgcagctgaattctctaccaggCAACTAGCttaaactttctacaaggtgatttgtttgtagctgactctccacagggtgatttgtttgtaactggggtgactggtttgtagctgggatgactagtttgtagctgactctGTACtgggtagcttgtttgtagcggaactctctaaaggtaacttgtttgtagttgaactctctggagggcgatttgtttgtatataactgaactccatacagggtgatttgtttgtagctggtctctctacatgatggcttgtttgtagctgaattctccacaaggtgatttgcttgtagctaaaatctctactgggtgacttgcttaTAAGTGAACTttgtacaggatgatttatttatagctgaactctctacacagtaacttaatatttgtagctgaactccctactgcATGGATgtcttgtttatagctgaactatatgcTGGGTTACTTAtaattacttgtagctgaactttcaacagggtgatttatttgtagatgaattctctacagtgtgactttttgtagctgtactctctagatctagagggtgatttgtttgtagctgaactctccacaggatgatttgttggtagctgaactctctactgggtgacttgtttatagctgaactctctcctgggtgacttatttgtagttgaattttctacagggtgatttgttcatagatgaattctctacaatgtgtgtagttgaactctagagggagatttgtttgtagttgaaatctctacagggtgaataatttgtagctgaactctctacggggttgacttgtttatagctgaactttgcagggtgaattgtttatagctgaactctctacagggtgctttgtttgtagctgaactctctacaggatgatttgttcataagtgaactctctactgggtaggtGAACTCGCTACTGAGtgacctgaactatctacaggtgacttgtctgtagctgaattctctatattgAGTGACcggcttatagctgaactcacttgtttgtagctgaactctctactgggtgacctgtttgtaggtgaactctacaggtgacttctttctggttgatctctctacagagtagcttgtttgcagctgaactctccacaggttgatttgtttttagctgaatgatctattgggtctagcttgtagctgaactctctacagggctacttgtttgtagctgaactctccacaaggtgatttgtttgtagctgagctctctactgtatgacttgtttgtttgtagctgaactctctactggcgacctgattgtagctgaactctctagttTCTAGCTGCATATATATGgtggctttttgtagctgaactccacaggttaattttttttgcaactgaactctccactgggggacctgtttgtagctgaactctctacaggctactagtttgtagctgatctctttattaTATGGTggcttttgtagctgaactctccacagggtgatttgtttgtaactggggtgactggtttgtagctgggatgactagtttgtagctgactctGTACtgggtagcttgtttgtagcggaactctctaaaggtaacttgtttgtagttgaactctctggagggcgatttgtttgtatataactgaactccatacagggtgatttgtttgtagctggtctctctacatgatggcttgtttgtagctga
This genomic interval carries:
- the LOC136256046 gene encoding G-protein coupled receptor 157-like, producing MSVQDSQCAAFYTQVGSTAVDTSLAVVQGVVCFFSTIASVLIVFSYVAFKSLRTKSRLLIVHLAVANFMVTTPNFLSVFMSFKVRFQLPVRYVNETVTNSSTVVIINITSRSLACSENDLLDHKSHVYCQVCVFQAFVTVFGVISSIFWTICVCIHFFILVMYRNPKRASRIAYVYYVIAWLVPLGISLWLLFHNWLGFEPTYSTVNCAIRTQCVPNHHPYQYNTRIDERNWNRIIGALFGLKIWQALALLIIPCLYITTKLKNRKRRARYELYSVITSAGPIKDVERKLLLVPIIFLLMCSASFFCDLYFFINHGELSTRERDNAGIIFVHFLIRIGDNSQGLVNFCLFCLLTKEVRSYTVSTLQRLCHCKQGLNNIPESVTWPWIDTNTAASDSTAAYGMSSSGGCNNDNPMLPQSQAL